A genomic segment from Halomonas sp. TA22 encodes:
- a CDS encoding tripartite tricarboxylate transporter TctB family protein, protein MFIGKGQQQRDVITGCLLLALSGALFWASKNIKDFASIGVGADFMPLLTALLFLIVGLLMVSAPLWQQVVEPSIGLTVEVEGAERVIFGGIPAVMMSIVLMLGYLLFLDKIGFLLASAVYVFVQIQILVKGERRRHFLFVLVSVLAALISYYLFVHLFDISLPTGILG, encoded by the coding sequence ATGTTTATCGGAAAAGGTCAGCAACAGCGTGACGTGATAACAGGGTGCCTATTACTGGCATTGTCAGGAGCATTGTTTTGGGCCAGTAAAAATATTAAAGACTTTGCCTCTATTGGCGTTGGTGCGGATTTTATGCCCCTGTTGACTGCGTTACTGTTCCTGATTGTGGGACTGTTAATGGTGAGTGCACCATTGTGGCAGCAGGTGGTTGAACCCTCAATAGGACTAACAGTAGAAGTCGAGGGGGCGGAAAGGGTGATATTTGGTGGAATTCCGGCCGTCATGATGAGCATCGTCCTGATGTTGGGTTACCTGTTGTTCCTAGATAAAATAGGTTTTCTTCTGGCTTCTGCTGTTTACGTATTCGTTCAGATACAGATATTGGTCAAGGGAGAGAGGCGGCGGCACTTTCTGTTCGTCTTGGTTTCGGTGCTCGCGGCATTAATATCCTACTATTTATTCGTTCATCTTTTTGATATCAGCCTTCCGACAGGAATCCTGGGATAG
- a CDS encoding tripartite tricarboxylate transporter substrate binding protein, translating to MKKTIIALSVASATFGFLQAVLADDNYPGKPIQVIVPVNPGGDTDLNARVFSKYLEEELDTSMVIVNVGGGGGTVGMRRVMESQPDGHTVLFFHGEGMVPKLAGLVDFGLETFQMVATAIVDDTTVLATHKSAPYTTMDELVEYAQENPGNIEFGMMTGGYPHLIGVALEQELDVELNLVDVGGNAAKIVALRGGHTDLINVQYGLVKDYFESGDFINLGLLSTQRNPMFEDVPTAEEQGYPLEFNKFFYFAMPKDTPISVVEKFSSAVEKVIENPEYQEEAATHYLYPTYMDPEAATQYAEQQYEEMLQYQEFFLNNH from the coding sequence ATGAAAAAGACAATTATCGCACTCTCTGTGGCCTCAGCCACTTTTGGTTTTTTACAGGCAGTACTTGCTGATGATAATTATCCTGGCAAGCCCATCCAAGTGATTGTTCCGGTGAATCCTGGTGGTGATACAGATCTGAATGCAAGAGTATTTTCTAAATACTTAGAAGAAGAACTTGATACCTCAATGGTAATCGTAAATGTTGGCGGTGGTGGCGGTACCGTCGGCATGCGCCGCGTGATGGAATCACAGCCTGACGGCCATACCGTGCTTTTCTTTCATGGTGAGGGGATGGTGCCCAAGCTGGCTGGTCTGGTTGACTTCGGTCTCGAGACTTTTCAGATGGTGGCCACCGCTATTGTGGATGACACAACCGTGCTAGCTACCCACAAAAGCGCACCATATACGACCATGGATGAGTTGGTCGAATATGCCCAAGAAAACCCGGGTAACATTGAGTTTGGCATGATGACAGGGGGGTACCCTCATCTTATAGGGGTGGCCCTTGAACAAGAACTCGATGTCGAACTTAATCTTGTTGATGTGGGCGGTAATGCCGCCAAAATTGTCGCCTTAAGGGGTGGGCACACTGATTTGATCAACGTCCAGTATGGCCTGGTAAAGGATTATTTTGAGTCTGGCGACTTTATCAATCTTGGTCTTCTGTCCACGCAGAGAAATCCGATGTTTGAAGATGTCCCTACTGCAGAGGAACAAGGGTACCCACTCGAATTCAATAAATTCTTCTATTTCGCCATGCCGAAGGATACGCCGATATCTGTCGTAGAGAAGTTTTCTTCGGCAGTTGAGAAGGTAATAGAGAACCCTGAATATCAAGAAGAGGCAGCAACCCATTACCTCTATCCTACTTATATGGACCCCGAGGCCGCTACACAATACGCTGAGCAACAGTACGAAGAAATGCTTCAGTATCAAGAGTTCTTCTTAAATAATCATTGA
- the kdgD gene encoding 5-dehydro-4-deoxyglucarate dehydratase: protein MKFSRDAVVKAIGDGLLSFPITDFDQDGKFDSESYRRRLEWFVSHEISAVFVAGGTGEFFNLTLDEYREIVSVAVQAVDGRMPVIASAGLSVETGKAFAQAAQEAGADGILLMPPYLTECPQDGLVEYAAQICEATELNVIYYNRGNGIMNAESVQKLADSCPNLIGLKDGKGDMQALNTIIKTVGDRLVYVGGVPTAEIFAEAYLSIGVNTYSSAVFNFVPEMAVKFYKALRNGDSAIVKQITNDFFIPFVDLRDHKAGYAVSLIKAGAAIIGRPAGDVRAPLEMPKREEYQMLEALIEKVK, encoded by the coding sequence GTGAAATTTTCAAGAGATGCGGTAGTAAAGGCGATTGGCGATGGGCTGCTCTCCTTCCCTATCACCGACTTCGATCAGGATGGCAAGTTCGATAGCGAAAGCTATCGCCGACGTCTCGAGTGGTTCGTCAGCCACGAGATATCTGCAGTCTTCGTTGCCGGTGGTACGGGGGAGTTCTTCAATCTCACACTCGATGAGTATCGCGAGATTGTCAGTGTGGCGGTTCAGGCCGTGGACGGCAGGATGCCGGTGATCGCCAGTGCCGGCCTTAGTGTCGAAACGGGCAAGGCGTTCGCGCAGGCGGCTCAGGAAGCTGGTGCCGACGGCATCCTGCTGATGCCGCCCTATCTGACAGAATGTCCGCAGGATGGTCTGGTCGAGTATGCCGCTCAGATCTGCGAGGCAACCGAACTCAACGTCATCTATTACAACCGTGGCAACGGCATCATGAATGCCGAGTCGGTCCAGAAGCTGGCCGACAGCTGCCCCAACCTGATTGGCTTGAAGGATGGAAAGGGTGACATGCAGGCACTCAATACCATCATCAAGACGGTGGGAGATCGGCTGGTATACGTAGGCGGTGTTCCCACTGCCGAAATATTCGCAGAAGCCTATCTCTCGATAGGCGTCAATACCTACTCCTCCGCCGTATTCAACTTCGTGCCGGAAATGGCAGTGAAGTTCTACAAGGCGCTGCGCAACGGCGACAGCGCGATAGTTAAACAGATCACCAATGATTTCTTCATCCCTTTTGTGGACCTGCGAGACCACAAGGCGGGCTATGCCGTCAGCCTGATCAAGGCCGGTGCGGCAATCATCGGCAGGCCGGCGGGCGACGTAAGAGCGCCACTGGAAATGCCGAAGCGCGAAGAGTATCAGATGCTCGAAGCGCTAATTGAGAAAGTAAAATAG